In the Harmonia axyridis chromosome 3, icHarAxyr1.1, whole genome shotgun sequence genome, one interval contains:
- the LOC123676116 gene encoding DNA-directed RNA polymerase II subunit RPB1 isoform X2 has translation MFDMFLFKVVLLATLTFAVYTKAETSLNPSSGSEGDQYTKRGETRILEEPPSKTAISAGRDATDRIQPDSPNGVLMRLLNHKESKNSYSTRSYQNAPKGKTDRTKRSYYPYYTGSIQWPQFDGLNTWRPNYYPIQRPYFVPVYGYDGRIPLYYPQITYFYPGSPSLNPGKPPYVGPTYLPPVTTIAPPNATSSGTDDTTMPIDDRFGDNDDDERPIWDNNGAYYPRRPSTQRTPVQPTRRPMVATSTFPPLVHKDTNTTKNVNDMSVDSENEIATIPPSIPRPQGPSKCVWAIVSCCSTASREVSYECFDQLGCGGPFWDVNPCDSEYAKAAIQTALNYYNSRS, from the exons TATGTTCCTATTCAAGGTGGTGCTCCTCGCAACACTAACCTTCGCTGTTTATACAAAAGCTGAGACCTCCCTCAACCCCAGTTCTGGATCAGAAGGGGATCAATACACGAAGCGTGGAGAGACAAGAATTTTGGAGGAACCTCCATCTAAAACGGCAATCTCTGCTGGCAGAGATGCAACAGATAGAATACAGCCAGATAGTCCTAATGGCGTTCTGATGAG GCTCTTAAACCACAAAGAATCCAAAAACAGCTACTCAACCAGAAGCTACCAGAATGCCCCTAAAGGAAAAACTGATCGAACGAAAAGAAGCTACTATCCTTACTACACTGGATCAATCCAATGGCCACAGTTCGACGGTCTAAACACATGGAGACCAAACTACTATCCCATACAAAGACCATACTTCGTTCCAGTGTACGGATACGACGGCAGGATACCTCTATACTACCCCCAAATTACTTATTTCTACCCTGGAAGCCCATCTCTCAATCCTGGAAAACCTCCTTACGTAGGACCAACCTATTTACCTCCAGTTACAACTATAGCTCCACCAAATGCAACAAGTTCGGGTACAGATGACACCACGATGCCTATAGATGATCGTTTTGGTGACAACGATGACGATGAAAGGCCAATTTGGGACAACAACGGAGCTTATTACCCTAGAAGGCCATCCACCCAAAGAACTCCTGTACAACCAACAAGGAGGCCAATGGTTGCAACATCTACCTTCCCTCCTTTGGTACATAAAGACACCAACACCACCAAAAACGTAAATGATATGTCGGTCGACAGTGAAAATGAGATAGCAACCATACCGCCTTCCATACCAAGGCCTCAAGGGCCTAGCAAATGCGTTTGGGCTATCGTATCTTGCTGCTCAACTGCTTCCAGAGAAGTTAGTTACGAATGCTTCGATCAGCTTGGGTGTGGTGGTCCATTCTGGGATGTAAATCCGTGTGATTCTGAGTATGCCAAAGCTGCCATACAAACTGctttgaattattacaattcaaggtCATGA
- the LOC123676116 gene encoding DNA-directed RNA polymerase II subunit RPB1 isoform X1, producing MMAIEADMFLFKVVLLATLTFAVYTKAETSLNPSSGSEGDQYTKRGETRILEEPPSKTAISAGRDATDRIQPDSPNGVLMRLLNHKESKNSYSTRSYQNAPKGKTDRTKRSYYPYYTGSIQWPQFDGLNTWRPNYYPIQRPYFVPVYGYDGRIPLYYPQITYFYPGSPSLNPGKPPYVGPTYLPPVTTIAPPNATSSGTDDTTMPIDDRFGDNDDDERPIWDNNGAYYPRRPSTQRTPVQPTRRPMVATSTFPPLVHKDTNTTKNVNDMSVDSENEIATIPPSIPRPQGPSKCVWAIVSCCSTASREVSYECFDQLGCGGPFWDVNPCDSEYAKAAIQTALNYYNSRS from the exons TATGTTCCTATTCAAGGTGGTGCTCCTCGCAACACTAACCTTCGCTGTTTATACAAAAGCTGAGACCTCCCTCAACCCCAGTTCTGGATCAGAAGGGGATCAATACACGAAGCGTGGAGAGACAAGAATTTTGGAGGAACCTCCATCTAAAACGGCAATCTCTGCTGGCAGAGATGCAACAGATAGAATACAGCCAGATAGTCCTAATGGCGTTCTGATGAG GCTCTTAAACCACAAAGAATCCAAAAACAGCTACTCAACCAGAAGCTACCAGAATGCCCCTAAAGGAAAAACTGATCGAACGAAAAGAAGCTACTATCCTTACTACACTGGATCAATCCAATGGCCACAGTTCGACGGTCTAAACACATGGAGACCAAACTACTATCCCATACAAAGACCATACTTCGTTCCAGTGTACGGATACGACGGCAGGATACCTCTATACTACCCCCAAATTACTTATTTCTACCCTGGAAGCCCATCTCTCAATCCTGGAAAACCTCCTTACGTAGGACCAACCTATTTACCTCCAGTTACAACTATAGCTCCACCAAATGCAACAAGTTCGGGTACAGATGACACCACGATGCCTATAGATGATCGTTTTGGTGACAACGATGACGATGAAAGGCCAATTTGGGACAACAACGGAGCTTATTACCCTAGAAGGCCATCCACCCAAAGAACTCCTGTACAACCAACAAGGAGGCCAATGGTTGCAACATCTACCTTCCCTCCTTTGGTACATAAAGACACCAACACCACCAAAAACGTAAATGATATGTCGGTCGACAGTGAAAATGAGATAGCAACCATACCGCCTTCCATACCAAGGCCTCAAGGGCCTAGCAAATGCGTTTGGGCTATCGTATCTTGCTGCTCAACTGCTTCCAGAGAAGTTAGTTACGAATGCTTCGATCAGCTTGGGTGTGGTGGTCCATTCTGGGATGTAAATCCGTGTGATTCTGAGTATGCCAAAGCTGCCATACAAACTGctttgaattattacaattcaaggtCATGA
- the LOC123676116 gene encoding DNA-directed RNA polymerase II subunit RPB1 isoform X3 yields MFLFKVVLLATLTFAVYTKAETSLNPSSGSEGDQYTKRGETRILEEPPSKTAISAGRDATDRIQPDSPNGVLMRLLNHKESKNSYSTRSYQNAPKGKTDRTKRSYYPYYTGSIQWPQFDGLNTWRPNYYPIQRPYFVPVYGYDGRIPLYYPQITYFYPGSPSLNPGKPPYVGPTYLPPVTTIAPPNATSSGTDDTTMPIDDRFGDNDDDERPIWDNNGAYYPRRPSTQRTPVQPTRRPMVATSTFPPLVHKDTNTTKNVNDMSVDSENEIATIPPSIPRPQGPSKCVWAIVSCCSTASREVSYECFDQLGCGGPFWDVNPCDSEYAKAAIQTALNYYNSRS; encoded by the exons ATGTTCCTATTCAAGGTGGTGCTCCTCGCAACACTAACCTTCGCTGTTTATACAAAAGCTGAGACCTCCCTCAACCCCAGTTCTGGATCAGAAGGGGATCAATACACGAAGCGTGGAGAGACAAGAATTTTGGAGGAACCTCCATCTAAAACGGCAATCTCTGCTGGCAGAGATGCAACAGATAGAATACAGCCAGATAGTCCTAATGGCGTTCTGATGAG GCTCTTAAACCACAAAGAATCCAAAAACAGCTACTCAACCAGAAGCTACCAGAATGCCCCTAAAGGAAAAACTGATCGAACGAAAAGAAGCTACTATCCTTACTACACTGGATCAATCCAATGGCCACAGTTCGACGGTCTAAACACATGGAGACCAAACTACTATCCCATACAAAGACCATACTTCGTTCCAGTGTACGGATACGACGGCAGGATACCTCTATACTACCCCCAAATTACTTATTTCTACCCTGGAAGCCCATCTCTCAATCCTGGAAAACCTCCTTACGTAGGACCAACCTATTTACCTCCAGTTACAACTATAGCTCCACCAAATGCAACAAGTTCGGGTACAGATGACACCACGATGCCTATAGATGATCGTTTTGGTGACAACGATGACGATGAAAGGCCAATTTGGGACAACAACGGAGCTTATTACCCTAGAAGGCCATCCACCCAAAGAACTCCTGTACAACCAACAAGGAGGCCAATGGTTGCAACATCTACCTTCCCTCCTTTGGTACATAAAGACACCAACACCACCAAAAACGTAAATGATATGTCGGTCGACAGTGAAAATGAGATAGCAACCATACCGCCTTCCATACCAAGGCCTCAAGGGCCTAGCAAATGCGTTTGGGCTATCGTATCTTGCTGCTCAACTGCTTCCAGAGAAGTTAGTTACGAATGCTTCGATCAGCTTGGGTGTGGTGGTCCATTCTGGGATGTAAATCCGTGTGATTCTGAGTATGCCAAAGCTGCCATACAAACTGctttgaattattacaattcaaggtCATGA
- the LOC123676119 gene encoding uncharacterized protein LOC123676119 has translation MFLLRLILVTLPFVRCTFGRVIISSKYAPEEEENRSLNEILFTDGSQSFGTSNNMIKILTNGISDGSRSFQEQDEDNSSPKRTKRRFHPTLEDSNNWRANIYSIQSPYFVSINEFEDSNPSFDFKYNYYNSVDMQKNTTERMKRTSQLSMNSDNLSDLENVKPKKPVWDVTDFKATNGKNSRPSRASKRELAPGDAPSPFFILEDIEESESSKHLTQQYMDRNEIPPVPFMVSTSTKPSKCAWAILSCCSTTSEELNHKCFREMECEEKYWNVNICSEEFKSVAILTAYKYYNGNINNIL, from the exons atgttTCTGCTTAGACTGATACTTGTCACATTACCATTTGTGAGGTGCACATTTGGAAGAGTAATCATTTCGTCAAAGTATGcaccagaagaagaagaaaatcgaagtctcaatgaaatattattcacAGATGGATCACAATCTTTTGGAACCAGTAACAATATGATAAA GATACTAACAAACGGAATCTCAGATGGAAGCCGATCATTCCAAGAACAAGACGAGGACAACTCTTCACCAAAACGAACCAAACGAAGGTTCCATCCTACTCTGGAAGACTCAAACAACTGGAGAGCGAACATCTACTCCATCCAAAGTCCGTATTTCGTTTCGATCAACGAATTCGAAGACAGCAATCCCAGCTTCGACTTCAAATACAACTATTACAACAGCGTGGACATGCAAAAAAACACCACAGAAAGGATGAAGAGAACTTCACAACTCTCTATGAATTCGGACAATTTGTCTGATCTAGAAAACGTCAAACCAAAGAAGCCTGTTTGGGACGTGACCGACTTCAAAGCaacaaatggaaaaaattcTAGACCGTCGAGAGCTTCGAAAAGAGAGCTGGCACCAGGAGATGCTCCATCGCCATTCTTCATTCTGGAAGACATTGAAGAGAGCGAGAGCTCCAAACACTTAACACAGCAGTACATGGATAGGAATGAAATTCCACCTGTTCCATTTATGGTGTCGACTTCAACAAAACCTTCGAAATGTGCTTGGGCAATCTTATCGTGCTGTTCGACCACATCGGAAGAGCTGAACCATAAATGTTTCAGAGAGATGGAATGCGAGGAGAAATACTGGAATGTCAATATTTGTAGCGAGGAATTTAagtcagtcgccatcttgacaGCCTACAAATATTACAACGGCAATATTAACaatatattatga